From the genome of Setaria viridis chromosome 1, Setaria_viridis_v4.0, whole genome shotgun sequence:
CATTGCAGGATGCTGCAAGGCTACATTTCTATTTTCGTAATTCATTTGCTCACAGCGGATCTTCTTCTGCATCGTGCTAGCATTTCAAATGAAGCAACTTCATATTCTTGTGACCTCTGAAGATGTGGAGAAACTGAGCCTTTCCAACTACTGCATTATCTGACTGCCTGCTCTCGTAATGATAAGGAAGGAGAAAGCAATATACAGCGATAGGAGAGCAGGGAACTAACCTGAGTTTGTTTCTTTGGCGGAACCGTTCCCCTCCCGGCGCTTAGCCGAGGTCGCATCGCCTCTGCTCCGCGCCCCGCCGAGGCCCATCTCCCGGAGAAGCTGCTCCTCAATGTCGGTGGAGTATGTCTTCCCCTCGCCAAACCCCATCGGCTTGGGCCGCGTCGCCAGGAACTCCTCCTCGTCTACCGCCATCTCtatctcctcctcgtcgtcgtcgtcgtagtctccgtcctccgcctccgtcTCCTCCTCGTCGTTGTCATCGGAGGTGGGGGCAGCCACGGgctcgcggtggcggcgcccgtATTTCCTCAGGCGCGGGAACGCGAAGGGGAGATGGGAGCAGCGGAGCCTTGAAGACGGCGGAGGCCGCGAGAACGcggccgacgacgccggcgctgccgctgctccgGTGGCGCACACCGTTGGCGGTAGGAGCAGGAGTGGCATTTcgctgttcttttttttctctctctcttttcgcTTGGCCAGGCTGACCAGTGTCAGTCACTTATCTTCGTCGTACCGTCACGGCAGAGCGAATCTCAGCCGTCCGATGCTTATCACAATCGAACCAAGCACTGGGAGTTGGGCTGGGTCGGGCTTTCGTGACACGGCCCATTTACGCTTCGTGCAAACGGCCCATTTACGCAAAACGCACATTAATGCTGAGCTGCCATGGCAAGTGGCCAGCTAGCGAGAACGGCGAAGGAGGCAGATGCATGTTGGATTTTGGCATTTCGCAATCGGTGCTTCAGTTCTAGCTAGCGCGTTGGTTGCATATATTTCTGTTCTAGTGTGTAGGTCCAAATCATCACTTCCAGATTAAGTTTGCTCATTCCAGGTTAACATGTTGAGGTTATTTTGTGAACCGAAAATTATGTAATGGCAACTGGGTAATATGCATGAGAGAATGAGAATTGGTACGCCACATCAGCAAGAATGTCAGCCCAAAAAGTTGCTCCTTGAACATGTTCATTTAGCCAAAAGTTCCCCCTCTTCAATCCTTCCTCACCTCGCCGCCATGGAAGCTAGGATCGAGGGGACGTTCCCGTTTCTCACCCAATTTGGTTCAAGATCCACCGTCATCCACCTAAACCCTAGTTCCTCTTCCTCAATTGCAGCTCTCCTTTCCAAGACTCACCGCCCTGATCCCACTCTCTGACCCGCGCCGCGTGTCCGCAACGAATGCTGCAGTGGAGAGGACGGggccctcccgcccgccgccgctgctgccggcggcggcatccgcAGCCGCGATCGAGGTGGTGCTCAGCGATGACAACCTCCAGCGCG
Proteins encoded in this window:
- the LOC117846811 gene encoding uncharacterized protein, with protein sequence MPLLLLPPTVCATGAAAAPASSAAFSRPPPSSRLRCSHLPFAFPRLRKYGRRHREPVAAPTSDDNDEEETEAEDGDYDDDDEEEIEMAVDEEEFLATRPKPMGFGEGKTYSTDIEEQLLREMGLGGARSRGDATSAKRREGNGSAKETNSDLNDKGVQVRVWNLPKKKNIHKDLKQAFKGFPGLLSIDPAVSANKKTRDPICKGFAYLKLESADAATRFVEIYSRKPVPFGKVEKPISCCIVDGNSSVEPSNKASNATQPRSKLQNLVAAS